A genomic region of Nymphaea colorata isolate Beijing-Zhang1983 chromosome 2, ASM883128v2, whole genome shotgun sequence contains the following coding sequences:
- the LOC116248546 gene encoding outer envelope pore protein 37, chloroplastic isoform X1 encodes MGESSSTTTAVMSTNSSPLPAQNPDPPSPPERSPKNPSSLPISGCPTDEPPLPHPPPPPPARRLPAVRISSEYDSESSAFLNKVSCRVFNGLAKIKAQFQSNRNGDINYPQIGFITKYLSVLYDYEDQNAVVTGSFDVGSRLQVKGVHDVKRVQLGETKYFRIRCSTKFFSLSCIHNDNKSVISCSDLGSNFLFKYHQNKSRQGDIKLVATMPDPSYKVELGSPVPFAGLPRASLRFPHGEILLEEKEVDEVKRALSVSGVLKNNILNGVCTAQFKDEDLNLRYSYKDEQVTFIPSLSLPSNVLSFAFKRRFGPSDKLSYIYNFNSSYWNAVYKHTFGNDFKVKAGYDSEVRLGWASLWVGKEDEGAKGAPMKVKLQLMLQVPQDNIHATALLFRLKKRWDL; translated from the exons ATGGGGGAGAGTTCCTCTACCACCACCGCTGTTATGAGCACCAATTCCTCCCCTCTCCCTGCCCAAAACCCTGACCCTCCATCGCCGCCGGAACGCTCCCCCAAGAACCCTAGCTCACTCCCCATATCAGGATGCCCAACCGACGAACCTCCTCTCCCCCAccctccgcctcctcctccggCTCGGCGATTGCCCGCCGTTAGAATCTCTTCCGAGTATGATAGTGAAAGCTCCGCCTTCCTCAACAAGGTCTCTTGTAGGGTCTTCAATGGGCTGGCCAAGATCAAGGCACAGTTCCAGAGCAATAGGAATGGCGATATCAACTATCCGCAGATTGGTTTCATCACCAAATATCTTTCTGTGCTCTACGATTATGAAGACCAAAATGCCGTTGTCACCGGGTCGTTTGATGTTGGGAGCAGGTTGCAGGTCAAAGGAGTGCACGATGTCAAG AGGGTACAGCTCGGGGAGACAAAATATTTTCGTATAAGGTGTTCAACAAAGTTCTTCTCTCTGTCGTGTATTCATAATGATAACAAGTCTGTCATCTCTTGCAGTGATTTGGGTAGTAATTTCTTATTCAAGTATCACCAGAACAAG TCAAGACAAGGAGACATTAAGTTGGTTGCGACTATGCCTGATCCTTCTTATAAAGTAGAGCTGGGATCTCCTGTTCCTTTTGCTGGTTTG CCAAGAGCTTCCCTGAGATTTCCACATGGAGAAATTCtattagaagaaaaagaagtagaTGAGGTCAAGCGAGCATTATCTGTTAGCGGGGTATTAAAAAACAATATCTTGAATGGGGTTTGCACTGCCCAATTTAAGGACGAAGACTTGAACTTAAGATACTCGTACAAG GATGAACAAGTGACATTCATTCCAAGTTTGTCTTTGCCTTCTAATGTGCTGTCCTTTGCCTTTAAGCGTCGCTTTGGTCCATCAGACAAATTGAG TTATATCTACAACTTTAATTCGAGTTATTGGAATGCTGTTTACAAGCATACTTTTGGCAATGATTTCAAGGTTAAGGCTGGTTATGATTCAGAAGTCCGTCTTGGTTGGGCTTCTCTATGG GTTGGCAAAGAGGATGAAGGAGCAAAGGGGGCTCCTATGAAGGTCAAACTTCAGTTGATGCTTCAAGTTCCACAAGACAATATTCATGCAACGGCACTCTTGTTCAGGTTGAAGAAGAGGTGGGATTTGTGA
- the LOC116247055 gene encoding uncharacterized protein LOC116247055 — protein sequence MGAIARALPSSTATSALVASTKRNRPAAAGLGRIQCARSLPSSTSLARDGKYEPSRRVLTWGAIGTLLSLSVTENASAAKRRPPAQEETPKNDPNVSGVQAKVLASKKRKEAMKEAMAKLRERGKPVNQLSSAPQPTPEPPSSTPEPTLESPSSTPDLPSPQ from the exons ATGGGAGCCATAGCTCGCGCGTTACCTTCATCAACAGCGACGTCGGCATTAGTCGCATCAACCAAGAGGAATAGACCAGCGGCTGCAGGGCTCGGCAGAATCCAGTGCGCTCGTAGCCTTCCCTCTTCCACCTCCCTCGCTCGCGATGGCAAATATGAACCAAGTAGAAG GGTCTTGACGTGGGGAGCAATCGGGACCTTGCTAAGCCTGTCAGTGACCGAGAACGCTAGTGCAGCAAAGAGGAGGCCGCCTGCTCAGGAAGAGACACCAAAGAACGACCCCAATGTGAGCGGCGTGCAAGCCAAAGTTCTTGCTAgcaagaagaggaaagaagccATGAAGGAAGCCATGGCCAAgcttagagagagagggaagccCGTCAATCAACTTTCTTCGGCTCCCCAGCCGACTCCAGAACCACCTTCTTCAACTCCCGAACCGACTCTCGAATCACCTTCTTCGACTCCCGATCTGCCTTCCCCACAATGA
- the LOC116248546 gene encoding outer envelope pore protein 37, chloroplastic isoform X2, producing MGESSSTTTAVMSTNSSPLPAQNPDPPSPPERSPKNPSSLPISGCPTDEPPLPHPPPPPPARRLPAVRISSEYDSESSAFLNKVSCRVFNGLAKIKAQFQSNRNGDINYPQIGFITKYLSVLYDYEDQNAVVTGSFDVGSRLQVKGVHDVKRVQLGETKYFRISDLGSNFLFKYHQNKSRQGDIKLVATMPDPSYKVELGSPVPFAGLPRASLRFPHGEILLEEKEVDEVKRALSVSGVLKNNILNGVCTAQFKDEDLNLRYSYKDEQVTFIPSLSLPSNVLSFAFKRRFGPSDKLSYIYNFNSSYWNAVYKHTFGNDFKVKAGYDSEVRLGWASLWVGKEDEGAKGAPMKVKLQLMLQVPQDNIHATALLFRLKKRWDL from the exons ATGGGGGAGAGTTCCTCTACCACCACCGCTGTTATGAGCACCAATTCCTCCCCTCTCCCTGCCCAAAACCCTGACCCTCCATCGCCGCCGGAACGCTCCCCCAAGAACCCTAGCTCACTCCCCATATCAGGATGCCCAACCGACGAACCTCCTCTCCCCCAccctccgcctcctcctccggCTCGGCGATTGCCCGCCGTTAGAATCTCTTCCGAGTATGATAGTGAAAGCTCCGCCTTCCTCAACAAGGTCTCTTGTAGGGTCTTCAATGGGCTGGCCAAGATCAAGGCACAGTTCCAGAGCAATAGGAATGGCGATATCAACTATCCGCAGATTGGTTTCATCACCAAATATCTTTCTGTGCTCTACGATTATGAAGACCAAAATGCCGTTGTCACCGGGTCGTTTGATGTTGGGAGCAGGTTGCAGGTCAAAGGAGTGCACGATGTCAAG AGGGTACAGCTCGGGGAGACAAAATATTTTCGTATAAG TGATTTGGGTAGTAATTTCTTATTCAAGTATCACCAGAACAAG TCAAGACAAGGAGACATTAAGTTGGTTGCGACTATGCCTGATCCTTCTTATAAAGTAGAGCTGGGATCTCCTGTTCCTTTTGCTGGTTTG CCAAGAGCTTCCCTGAGATTTCCACATGGAGAAATTCtattagaagaaaaagaagtagaTGAGGTCAAGCGAGCATTATCTGTTAGCGGGGTATTAAAAAACAATATCTTGAATGGGGTTTGCACTGCCCAATTTAAGGACGAAGACTTGAACTTAAGATACTCGTACAAG GATGAACAAGTGACATTCATTCCAAGTTTGTCTTTGCCTTCTAATGTGCTGTCCTTTGCCTTTAAGCGTCGCTTTGGTCCATCAGACAAATTGAG TTATATCTACAACTTTAATTCGAGTTATTGGAATGCTGTTTACAAGCATACTTTTGGCAATGATTTCAAGGTTAAGGCTGGTTATGATTCAGAAGTCCGTCTTGGTTGGGCTTCTCTATGG GTTGGCAAAGAGGATGAAGGAGCAAAGGGGGCTCCTATGAAGGTCAAACTTCAGTTGATGCTTCAAGTTCCACAAGACAATATTCATGCAACGGCACTCTTGTTCAGGTTGAAGAAGAGGTGGGATTTGTGA
- the LOC116248546 gene encoding outer envelope pore protein 37, chloroplastic isoform X3 codes for MGESSSTTTAVMSTNSSPLPAQNPDPPSPPERSPKNPSSLPISGCPTDEPPLPHPPPPPPARRLPAVRISSEYDSESSAFLNKVSCRVFNGLAKIKAQFQSNRNGDINYPQIGFITKYLSVLYDYEDQNAVVTGSFDVGSRLQVKGVHDVKSRQGDIKLVATMPDPSYKVELGSPVPFAGLPRASLRFPHGEILLEEKEVDEVKRALSVSGVLKNNILNGVCTAQFKDEDLNLRYSYKDEQVTFIPSLSLPSNVLSFAFKRRFGPSDKLSYIYNFNSSYWNAVYKHTFGNDFKVKAGYDSEVRLGWASLWVGKEDEGAKGAPMKVKLQLMLQVPQDNIHATALLFRLKKRWDL; via the exons ATGGGGGAGAGTTCCTCTACCACCACCGCTGTTATGAGCACCAATTCCTCCCCTCTCCCTGCCCAAAACCCTGACCCTCCATCGCCGCCGGAACGCTCCCCCAAGAACCCTAGCTCACTCCCCATATCAGGATGCCCAACCGACGAACCTCCTCTCCCCCAccctccgcctcctcctccggCTCGGCGATTGCCCGCCGTTAGAATCTCTTCCGAGTATGATAGTGAAAGCTCCGCCTTCCTCAACAAGGTCTCTTGTAGGGTCTTCAATGGGCTGGCCAAGATCAAGGCACAGTTCCAGAGCAATAGGAATGGCGATATCAACTATCCGCAGATTGGTTTCATCACCAAATATCTTTCTGTGCTCTACGATTATGAAGACCAAAATGCCGTTGTCACCGGGTCGTTTGATGTTGGGAGCAGGTTGCAGGTCAAAGGAGTGCACGATGTCAAG TCAAGACAAGGAGACATTAAGTTGGTTGCGACTATGCCTGATCCTTCTTATAAAGTAGAGCTGGGATCTCCTGTTCCTTTTGCTGGTTTG CCAAGAGCTTCCCTGAGATTTCCACATGGAGAAATTCtattagaagaaaaagaagtagaTGAGGTCAAGCGAGCATTATCTGTTAGCGGGGTATTAAAAAACAATATCTTGAATGGGGTTTGCACTGCCCAATTTAAGGACGAAGACTTGAACTTAAGATACTCGTACAAG GATGAACAAGTGACATTCATTCCAAGTTTGTCTTTGCCTTCTAATGTGCTGTCCTTTGCCTTTAAGCGTCGCTTTGGTCCATCAGACAAATTGAG TTATATCTACAACTTTAATTCGAGTTATTGGAATGCTGTTTACAAGCATACTTTTGGCAATGATTTCAAGGTTAAGGCTGGTTATGATTCAGAAGTCCGTCTTGGTTGGGCTTCTCTATGG GTTGGCAAAGAGGATGAAGGAGCAAAGGGGGCTCCTATGAAGGTCAAACTTCAGTTGATGCTTCAAGTTCCACAAGACAATATTCATGCAACGGCACTCTTGTTCAGGTTGAAGAAGAGGTGGGATTTGTGA